In Solanum lycopersicum chromosome 5, SLM_r2.1, the following are encoded in one genomic region:
- the LOC101252874 gene encoding putative late blight resistance protein homolog R1A-4 isoform X1, with amino-acid sequence MAYACISSLMQTLKQLLRAKSPLICESCIQKQHVESSYQSLCTLQVFLEDTTNEANDIENLKILENKIRDVVYKAEDRVDSCLTNMILAHNEDDREKACKSFDEELQQVETELDSLRKEVIVIEFHKRGSKLTEITTTSFSSTEETTYVGMKKDYKAILNCLNAQTKELIVISLIGMGGIGKTTLARKVFDNSIIRDRFEKHAWVTISEQYNKRQMLLEVASSISGVNNQEMSNDELMVIVYRSLKGRRFLIVIDDLWSTEAWDQMRRIFQNDNNKSRIILTTRLKHVADYASSPDFPPREVSFLSFKDSWKLFTKKLFRKDRCPPQLRKIGKHIIQQCQGLPLSIIVIAGLLSKIDVTYDNWKKIEQDLNSFHGSVLEQCQAILCLSYNYLPPYLKACFLYIGGFPEDMEIRVSKMMSSWIAEQFIKATSDTRLEVVAEKYVQELMDRSLILGKTRKPNGRFKTCKIHDLLRQLCIREAQIENVVHFPYSDLVSTYSQDINDRRRVMIPFLIDDYFIDHPSQRSGKIRTRSLIFMGGGRSYLVPEMNHWPDSISEFKLLKVLDAREIGYDFSPIIRQLVHLRYVDARIQDPSSLAKLFNLQTMIVYSRRNVQLPAEIWTMSQIKHVDIEQMDMPNPFSIGDQQTQPLFLNNLQTLALDSSPFLAEILKKTPNVEKLKIRGANTYNEWFDFVDCLVDLQRLEKLSITASDDNSPCFLSSAFYARNLKHLRLGYTSLPWEEMDVLANLPNLEVLKADSAFNGTNWTLNEDIVFQKLKYLRIWSADDLERWEATTDNFPMLEHLVLLDLDELEEIPQSFGEIMTLKFVRVENCNPAVDSSARNILEEQQGWGNCELQIEIVPSLQYDL; translated from the coding sequence atggcCTATGCTTGTATTTCCTCACTTATGCAAACTCTTAAGCAACTCTTGCGAGCTAAATCACCTTTGATTTGTGAAAGTTGTATACAAAAACAACATGTTGAATCTTCTTATCAAAGTCTATGTACTCTTCAAGTTTTTCTTGAGGATACAACAAATGAAGCCAATGATATTGAGAATCTCAAGATTTTAGAGAATAAGATCAGAGATGTAGTCTACAAAGCAGAAGATAGAGTTGATTCATGCTTAACAAACATGATTCTAGCTCATAATGAAGACGATCGCGAAAAGGCTTGTAAATCCTTCGATGAAGAATTACAACAAGTTGAAACAGAACTTGATTCTCTCAGAAAAGAAGTGATTGTGATCGAGTTTCACAAGCGCGGAAGCAAATTAACGGAGATAACAACAACTTCTTTCTCATCAACAGAGGAAACGACGTACGTTGGGATGAAAAAAGACTACAAAGCCATACTGAATTGCCTCAATGCCCAAACAAAAGAGTTAATAGTCATATCACTTATTGGCATGGGCGGTATAGGTAAGACAACTCTTGCTAGAAAAGTTTTTGATAATTCAATCATTCGTGATCGATTTGAGAAACATGCATGGGTCACCATATCTGAACAATATAATAAGAGACAGATGCTTCTTGAGGTTGCTTCTTCAATTAGTGGAGTCAACAATCAAGAAATGAGCAATGATGAATTGATGGTTATTGTGTATAGAAGTCTCAAGGGTAGGAGATTTCTAATCGTCATAGATGATCTTTGGAGTACTGAGGCTTGGGACCAAATGCGAAGAATATTTcaaaatgataacaataaaagCCGAATTATACTAACCACTCGTCTCAAACATGTTGCTGATTATGCAAGCTCCCCTGATTTTCCTCCTCGCGAGGTGTCTTTTCTAAGTTTTAAAGATAGTTGGAAACTATTTACCAAAAAGCTATTCAGAAAAGATCGTTGTCCTCCACAATTACGAAAGATAGGGAAGCACATCATACAACAATGTCAAGGATTGCCTCTCTCGATTATTGTCATTGCTGGACTTCTTAGCAAGATAGACGTGACGTATGATAATTGGAAGAAAATTGAGCAAGATTTGAACTCATTTCATGGTTCTGTTTTAGAACAATGCCAAGCAATTCTGTGTTTGAGTTATAATTACTTGCCCCCATACTTGAAGGCGTGTTTTCTCTATATAGGAGGTTTTCCTGAAGATATGGAGATTCGTGTATCGAAGATGATGAGCTCATGGATAGCTGAGCAGTTCATTAAGGCAACAAGCGATACAAGGTTAGAAGTTGTGGCGGAGAAGTATGTGCAAGAGTTAATGGATAGGAGTTTAATTTTGGGTAAAACTCGAAAGCCTAATGGAAGATTCAAAACTTGCAAAATTCATGATCTTCTTAGGCAGTTGTGCATAAGAGAAGCACAAATTGAAAATGTAGTGCATTTCCCTTATAGTGATCTTGTTTCTACTTACTCACAAGACATAAATGATCGTAGACGTGTGATGATTCCTTTTCTGATTGATGACTATTTTATCGATCATCCAAGTCAAAGGAGTGGTAAGATTAGAACTCGCAGTTTGATCTTTATGGGAGGTGGTAGATCTTATCTAGTACCTGAAATGAACCACTGGCCTGATAGTATTTCAGAATTCAAGTTACTTAAGGTGTTGGATGCACGTGAAATTGGCTACGATTTCTCTCCTATAATACGTCAACTCGTACATTTGAGGTATGTTGATGCAAGAATTCAGGATCCTTCTTCACTAGCCAAATTGTTCAATCTACAAACAATGATTGTCTATTCAAGGAGAAATGTGCAGCTCCCCGCGGAGATTTGGACAATGTCACAGATAAAACATGTTGATATTGAACAAATGGATATGCCTAATCCTTTTAGTATTGGAGATCAACAAACTCAACCTTTGTTTCTGAATAACTTGCAAACACTTGCTCTCGATTCCTCGCCTTTTTTGGCAGAAATTCTAAAGAAAACACCAAATGTAGAGAAGTTAAAGATTAGAGGTGCTAATACATATAATGAGTggtttgattttgttgattGTCTCGTTGATCTACAGAGGCTGGAAAAGCTAAgtataacagcatcagatgacAACAGTCCATGCTTTCTGTCTAGTGCTTTTTACGCGCGTAATCTAAAGCATTTGAGATTAGGTTATACTTCATTGCCTTGGGAAGAAATGGATGTGCTTGCAAATTTACCAAATCTTGAGGTGCTTAAAGCAGATAGTGCATTCAACGGAACAAATTGGACACTGAATGAAGATATTGTgtttcaaaaactaaaatatctACGAATTTGGAGTGCAGATGATCTAGAAAGATGGGAAGCAACTACTGATAATTTTCCGATGCTTGAACATTTAGTCCTTTTGGATCTCGATGAACTAGAGGAGATTCCGCAGAGTTTTGGAGAaataatgacactaaaattcgtTCGAGTGGAAAATTGCAATCCTGCAGTGGACAGTAGTGCAAGGAATATTTTAGAAGAGCAACAAGGCTGGGGAAATTGTGAGCTTCAAATTGAAATTGTTCCTTCGTTACAATACGATCTTTGA